One Alphaproteobacteria bacterium genomic region harbors:
- a CDS encoding NYN domain-containing protein, with the protein MKNHFYPEERLALFIDGANLYSAARALGFDIDYRKLLKVFRDRGRLVRAYYYTALVEDQEYSPIRPLVDWLDYNGYTMVTKPTKEFTDAMGRRKIKGNMDIELAIDVLEMAEHLDHVVVFSGDGDFRRLVEAVQRRGLRVSVVSTIKSAPPMVADELRRQADEFIELAELAPLIARSAADRPSRQTSPIQRPDADADDDGQMVRSA; encoded by the coding sequence ATGAAAAATCATTTCTACCCCGAAGAGCGCCTAGCCCTCTTCATCGACGGTGCCAATCTCTACTCTGCCGCCCGCGCCCTGGGCTTCGATATCGACTACCGCAAGCTGCTGAAGGTCTTCCGCGACCGCGGCCGACTGGTGCGTGCCTACTACTACACGGCGCTGGTCGAGGATCAGGAATACTCGCCCATCCGTCCGCTGGTCGACTGGCTCGACTACAACGGCTACACGATGGTGACCAAGCCGACCAAGGAATTCACCGACGCCATGGGGCGTCGCAAGATCAAGGGCAACATGGACATCGAGCTGGCCATCGATGTCCTGGAAATGGCCGAGCATCTCGACCACGTCGTGGTGTTCTCGGGCGACGGCGACTTCCGCCGCCTGGTCGAAGCCGTGCAGCGCCGCGGCCTGCGCGTCTCGGTGGTCAGCACCATCAAGTCGGCGCCCCCGATGGTCGCCGACGAGCTGCGTCGCCAGGCCGACGAGTTCATCGAGCTGGCCGAGCTGGCGCCGCTGATCGCGCGCTCCGCCGCCGACCGCCCGTCGCGCCAGACCAGCCCGATCCAGCGGCCGGACGCTGATGCCGACGACGACGGCCAGATGGTGCGCTCAGCCTGA
- a CDS encoding uracil-DNA glycosylase, with protein sequence MPTTTARWCAQPEAASLDRIDERGLRPPSHLPNVRAVSDSTTFTPPSRDCPLCPRLVDFRHLHRAEHADWHNAPVPSFGPITARLLIVGLAPGLRGANRTGRPFTGDYAGDLLYSTLLRFGLARGTFRADPGDGLELLDCRIANAVRCVPPENKPLPTEFGHCRPFLVSEIASMPNLKVLVALGKGAHDQALRALHVRPAGRFPFVHNRLHDLPSGLALADSYHCSRYNTNTGRLTEAMFHDVFRSVLERLAG encoded by the coding sequence ATGCCGACGACGACGGCCAGATGGTGCGCTCAGCCTGAGGCGGCCTCCCTCGACCGGATCGACGAAAGGGGGCTGCGGCCCCCTTCTCATTTGCCTAATGTCCGCGCCGTGTCCGACAGCACCACCTTCACCCCGCCCTCGCGTGACTGCCCGCTCTGTCCGCGACTGGTCGATTTCCGCCACCTGCATCGCGCCGAGCACGCCGACTGGCACAATGCGCCGGTGCCCTCCTTCGGGCCGATCACCGCGCGGCTGCTGATCGTCGGCCTGGCGCCTGGCCTGCGCGGCGCCAACCGCACCGGGCGGCCCTTCACCGGCGACTACGCTGGCGACCTGCTGTACTCGACCCTGCTGAGATTCGGCCTGGCGCGCGGCACCTTCCGCGCCGATCCGGGGGACGGGCTGGAACTGCTCGATTGCCGCATCGCCAACGCCGTGCGCTGCGTGCCGCCCGAGAACAAGCCCCTGCCCACGGAGTTCGGTCACTGCCGGCCGTTCCTGGTGAGCGAGATCGCCAGCATGCCAAACCTCAAGGTGCTGGTGGCGCTGGGCAAAGGCGCGCACGACCAGGCACTTCGCGCACTGCATGTGCGGCCGGCCGGCAGGTTCCCCTTCGTCCATAATCGCCTGCACGATCTGCCCAGCGGCCTGGCGCTGGCCGACAGCTACCACTGCTCGCGCTACAACACGAATACCGGGCGCCTGACCGAGGCCATGTTCCACGACGTGTTCCGGTCCGTCCTGGAGCGTCTGGCGGGCTGA
- a CDS encoding glutathione peroxidase: MPATDFTFTDIDGADLPMSRFAGKPVLLVNVASACGFTPQYADLQKLHETYGPKGLVVLGVPSNDFGAQEPGSEQQIRAFCETRFGVTFPMTSKQAVIGASAHPLYCWIASELGEGAAPRWNFHKYLIGRDGQLLEAWSSRVAPMSKEVTGAVEKALAA; the protein is encoded by the coding sequence ATGCCGGCAACCGATTTCACCTTCACCGACATCGACGGCGCCGACCTGCCGATGAGCCGCTTTGCTGGCAAGCCGGTGCTGCTGGTCAACGTCGCCTCGGCCTGCGGGTTCACGCCGCAATACGCCGACCTGCAGAAGCTGCACGAAACCTATGGCCCGAAGGGTCTCGTCGTGCTTGGCGTGCCGTCCAACGATTTCGGTGCCCAGGAACCGGGCAGCGAGCAGCAGATCCGTGCCTTCTGCGAAACGCGCTTCGGCGTGACCTTCCCGATGACGTCCAAGCAGGCGGTGATCGGCGCTTCAGCGCATCCGCTCTATTGCTGGATAGCGTCGGAGCTCGGCGAAGGCGCCGCGCCGCGCTGGAACTTCCACAAGTACCTGATCGGCCGCGACGGCCAGTTGCTTGAGGCCTGGTCGAGCCGCGTTGCTCCGATGTCGAAGGAAGTGACCGGCGCGGTCGAGAAGGCGTTGGCGGCCTGA
- a CDS encoding sulfite oxidase-like oxidoreductase, producing MQDDDSVGLFGRIRDKLIDSKQKWARDGRLLTGAADLRRANRLPPGQRLVQNWPVLDLGVQPDIPTSIWRITIDGLVEIPTVWKWGEFTDEPMVRHRSDIHCVTAWSRYDNDWEGVSARHILDVVKPKPEARHVIFHSYDTYTTNVPLDCFADDDVLLAIKWNGEPISQEHGGPVRVVMPKLYFWKSAKWIKRIEFSQHDKPGFWEVRGYHNHGDPWLEQRYDTES from the coding sequence ATGCAGGACGATGACAGTGTCGGCTTGTTCGGCCGGATCAGGGATAAGCTGATCGACAGCAAGCAGAAATGGGCGCGTGACGGCCGCTTGCTGACCGGCGCGGCCGATTTGCGTCGCGCCAACCGTCTGCCGCCGGGCCAGCGCTTGGTGCAGAACTGGCCGGTGCTCGATCTCGGCGTGCAGCCCGACATCCCCACCAGCATCTGGCGCATCACCATCGACGGGCTCGTCGAGATCCCCACAGTGTGGAAGTGGGGCGAGTTCACCGACGAGCCGATGGTGCGTCATCGCAGCGACATCCACTGCGTCACCGCCTGGTCGCGCTACGACAACGACTGGGAGGGCGTGAGCGCGCGGCATATCCTCGATGTCGTCAAGCCGAAGCCCGAGGCACGGCACGTGATCTTCCATTCCTATGACACCTATACGACCAACGTGCCGCTCGACTGCTTTGCCGACGACGATGTCCTGCTGGCGATCAAGTGGAATGGCGAGCCGATCAGCCAGGAGCACGGCGGGCCGGTGCGCGTGGTGATGCCCAAGCTCTATTTCTGGAAGAGCGCAAAGTGGATCAAGCGCATCGAGTTCAGCCAGCACGACAAGCCGGGATTCTGGGAAGTGCGCGGCTATCACAATCACGGCGATCCGTGGCTCGAGCAGCGCTACGACACGGAGAGCTGA
- a CDS encoding AMP-binding protein, translating to MISGERERSHVALAARAARAAGALKALGVGEDDSIALLLRNDLELFEANMAASLLGAYAVPINWHFTGEEAGYILSDSGAKALVAHADLLAKVRDAIPAGVKVLAVETPPEIAAAYAVGDEQANVPDGVTAWDDFLAAATPHMQPPPASRGSMIYTSGTTGKPKGVRRRPTPPEVQQSMMDQVAVVWDLRADPGTVVLMNGPMYHSAPAAYGMVAARLGLTIVLQPRFEAEDMLRLIDRHKVSHMHIVPTMFVRLLRLPQEVKGKYDVSSLRFLTHGAAPCAPAVKRGMIEWWGPVINEYYGATETGVVVWHTSEEALKKPGTVGRVVPGGILRIVDEQGRDVKQGEVGEIYLKAPGLSDFTYNNDDAKRRDVALGDLVTVGDVGYMDADGYVFLCDRKRDMIISGGVNIYPAEIESVLIQMPGVRDCAVFGIPDEEFGEAICAHIQPIDGNAIGAGDVRAYLAERLAKYKIPKVVEFTPELPREDSGKIFKRKLRQPYWEKAGRTI from the coding sequence ATCATCTCGGGCGAGCGCGAACGCTCGCATGTCGCGCTGGCGGCACGCGCGGCCAGGGCGGCCGGCGCGCTGAAGGCACTGGGCGTGGGCGAAGACGATTCGATTGCGCTTCTGCTGCGCAACGATCTCGAGCTGTTCGAGGCCAATATGGCGGCCTCGCTGCTGGGCGCCTATGCGGTGCCGATCAACTGGCATTTCACCGGCGAGGAGGCGGGCTACATCCTGAGCGACAGCGGCGCCAAGGCGCTGGTGGCACATGCCGATCTGCTGGCGAAGGTGAGGGACGCGATCCCCGCCGGAGTGAAGGTGCTGGCGGTCGAGACGCCGCCGGAGATCGCCGCGGCGTATGCCGTCGGCGACGAGCAGGCGAATGTGCCTGACGGCGTCACCGCCTGGGACGACTTTCTCGCCGCCGCCACGCCGCATATGCAGCCGCCGCCGGCGTCGCGCGGCAGCATGATCTACACCTCTGGGACCACCGGAAAGCCGAAGGGCGTGCGGCGGCGGCCGACGCCGCCCGAGGTGCAGCAATCGATGATGGATCAGGTCGCGGTGGTCTGGGATCTTAGGGCCGACCCCGGCACTGTCGTCCTGATGAACGGGCCGATGTACCACTCCGCGCCCGCGGCCTACGGCATGGTCGCGGCGCGGTTGGGGCTGACCATCGTGCTGCAGCCGCGCTTCGAGGCCGAGGACATGCTCAGGCTGATCGATCGCCACAAGGTCAGTCACATGCACATCGTGCCCACCATGTTCGTGCGCCTGCTGCGCCTGCCGCAGGAGGTGAAGGGGAAGTACGACGTCTCCTCGCTGCGCTTCCTGACCCATGGCGCCGCGCCCTGCGCGCCCGCGGTGAAGCGCGGCATGATCGAGTGGTGGGGACCGGTGATCAACGAGTACTACGGCGCCACCGAGACCGGTGTCGTGGTCTGGCACACCTCGGAGGAGGCGTTGAAGAAGCCCGGCACGGTGGGCCGCGTGGTGCCCGGCGGCATCCTGCGCATCGTCGACGAGCAGGGCCGCGACGTGAAGCAGGGCGAGGTGGGCGAGATCTACCTCAAGGCGCCCGGGCTGAGCGATTTCACCTACAACAACGACGACGCAAAGCGCCGCGACGTGGCGCTGGGCGATCTCGTGACGGTCGGCGATGTCGGCTACATGGACGCCGACGGCTACGTCTTCCTGTGCGATCGCAAGCGCGACATGATCATCTCCGGCGGCGTGAACATCTATCCGGCGGAGATCGAGTCGGTGCTGATCCAGATGCCCGGCGTGCGCGACTGTGCCGTGTTCGGCATTCCCGACGAGGAATTCGGCGAGGCGATCTGCGCTCATATCCAGCCGATCGACGGCAATGCCATCGGCGCCGGCGACGTGCGCGCATATCTTGCGGAGCGACTGGCGAAGTACAAGATCCCCAAGGTCGTCGAATTTACGCCGGAGCTGCCGCGCGAGGATTCCGGCAAGATCTTCAAGCGCAAGCTCCGCCAGCCCTACTGGGAGAAGGCGGGCCGCACGATCTGA
- a CDS encoding ABC transporter substrate-binding protein — protein MKRRAFSLGALAVPVVGSAAWAKSYGPGASDSEIRLGQSMPYSGPVSALGVVGKSQAAYFRMLNETQKGINGRKVTLVSLDDGYSPPKTVEMTRQLVESEKVLAIVNTLGTATNRAIHRYLNQRKVPQLFILTGASQWNDPKNHPWTMMGMIAYETEGEVYARHILQSTPNARIALLRQNDDFGKDYAEGFRHALGAKAKDMIVAEVTYETTDPTVDSQVIQLRASNADALFVIATGKHATQAIRKARELGWKAQVYLPVGSSSVVGVLRPAGTDAATGVITAANAKSPGDPAWEDDAGMKEYYAFIKRWAPELNPHDSFAAAGFTYGHLIAHVLRQCGDELTRENVMKQAASLKGYTSPLTLPGITLDTSANDYKPYQKLRLQRFDGTSYRLIGDVIEAG, from the coding sequence ATGAAGCGACGTGCATTTTCGTTGGGCGCGTTGGCGGTACCGGTAGTCGGCAGCGCCGCCTGGGCCAAGAGCTATGGGCCCGGCGCCAGCGACAGCGAGATCAGGCTGGGCCAGAGCATGCCCTATAGCGGCCCGGTCTCGGCTCTGGGTGTCGTCGGCAAGTCGCAGGCGGCGTATTTCCGCATGCTCAACGAGACGCAGAAGGGCATCAACGGCCGCAAGGTGACGTTGGTCAGCCTCGACGACGGCTACAGCCCGCCCAAGACCGTGGAGATGACGCGCCAGCTGGTCGAGAGCGAGAAGGTGCTGGCCATCGTCAATACACTGGGCACCGCCACCAACCGCGCGATCCATCGCTATCTCAATCAGCGCAAGGTGCCGCAGCTGTTCATTCTGACGGGCGCCTCGCAATGGAACGATCCCAAGAACCATCCCTGGACCATGATGGGGATGATCGCCTATGAGACCGAGGGCGAGGTCTACGCGCGCCACATCCTGCAGAGCACGCCCAATGCCAGGATCGCGCTGCTTCGCCAGAACGACGATTTCGGCAAGGACTACGCCGAGGGCTTCCGCCACGCGCTCGGTGCGAAGGCCAAGGACATGATCGTGGCCGAGGTGACCTACGAGACGACCGATCCAACGGTCGATTCGCAGGTCATCCAGCTGCGCGCCAGCAACGCAGACGCACTGTTCGTCATCGCCACGGGCAAGCATGCGACGCAGGCGATCCGCAAGGCGCGCGAGCTCGGCTGGAAGGCCCAGGTCTACCTGCCAGTGGGCTCGTCCTCGGTCGTCGGCGTGCTGCGTCCGGCCGGTACCGACGCCGCGACCGGCGTGATCACCGCGGCGAACGCCAAGAGCCCGGGCGATCCAGCCTGGGAGGACGACGCCGGGATGAAAGAGTACTACGCCTTCATCAAGCGCTGGGCACCGGAGCTCAATCCGCACGATTCCTTCGCCGCCGCCGGCTTCACCTACGGCCACCTGATCGCCCATGTGCTGCGCCAGTGCGGCGACGAGCTGACGCGCGAGAACGTCATGAAGCAGGCCGCGAGCCTGAAGGGATACACCTCGCCGCTGACCCTGCCGGGCATCACGCTCGACACCTCGGCGAACGACTACAAGCCCTACCAGAAGCTGCGCTTGCAGCGCTTCGACGGCACGTCCTACCGTCTGATCGGCGACGTCATCGAGGCTGGCTGA
- a CDS encoding TetR/AcrR family transcriptional regulator, protein MPKILSAEDIAGFRSELCRVATERFARYGYDGVTMRQLADDLGCSPKTPYRYFKDKDEILAAVRADAFRRFADALEAEAGRHADPARRARAVGQAYLDFALANPAAYRIMFDHHRAEDTEHPELARESKRARGFITRQAEDMASVGLVEGDARIVGYAMWAAVHGLVVLRLAGFLSEDAGFRDLHAATMRLIARGARAAKDEAPKKRERRGQS, encoded by the coding sequence GTGCCCAAGATCCTATCCGCCGAGGACATCGCGGGTTTCCGCAGCGAGCTCTGTCGCGTCGCGACCGAGCGCTTCGCGCGCTACGGCTATGACGGCGTGACCATGCGCCAGCTCGCCGACGACCTGGGCTGCAGTCCCAAGACGCCGTACCGCTACTTCAAGGACAAGGACGAGATCCTGGCGGCGGTGCGCGCCGACGCCTTCCGGCGCTTTGCCGACGCGCTGGAAGCGGAGGCCGGACGGCACGCCGATCCGGCGAGGCGGGCTCGCGCCGTGGGCCAGGCCTATCTCGACTTCGCGCTCGCCAACCCGGCAGCCTACCGCATCATGTTCGACCACCACCGCGCCGAGGACACCGAGCATCCCGAGTTGGCGCGGGAGTCCAAGCGGGCGCGCGGCTTCATCACGCGGCAGGCCGAGGACATGGCTTCGGTCGGGCTGGTCGAGGGCGACGCACGTATCGTCGGCTACGCCATGTGGGCGGCGGTGCATGGCCTGGTGGTGCTGCGTCTGGCCGGCTTCCTCAGCGAAGATGCGGGGTTCCGCGATCTGCACGCCGCGACCATGCGGCTGATCGCGCGCGGCGCGCGCGCGGCGAAGGACGAGGCGCCGAAGAAACGCGAGAGGAGGGGACAGTCATGA
- a CDS encoding winged helix-turn-helix transcriptional regulator, with protein MPAPSFAAVIHLLRAQAAIADRFSRGLGVLHGLGLNEVLLLMHLERAPSNRLSRVDLAQRLSVSPSTVTRMTSPLEKIGMVGRQSNPRDARLAYVVLTAGGRKAIANARASLEQMAEGVFRDRWADEEIATLASLLARLTSGQPGDIA; from the coding sequence ATGCCGGCCCCCTCCTTTGCCGCGGTCATCCACCTGCTGCGCGCCCAGGCCGCTATCGCCGACCGCTTCTCCCGCGGGCTGGGCGTCCTGCACGGCCTGGGCCTCAACGAGGTGCTGCTGCTGATGCATCTCGAGCGCGCACCCTCGAACCGGCTCAGCCGCGTCGACCTCGCCCAGCGTCTGAGCGTCAGCCCGTCGACCGTCACCCGCATGACCTCGCCGCTGGAAAAGATCGGCATGGTCGGCCGGCAATCCAACCCGCGCGATGCGCGGCTGGCCTATGTCGTGCTGACCGCCGGCGGCCGCAAGGCGATCGCCAATGCCCGTGCCTCGCTGGAGCAGATGGCCGAGGGCGTCTTCCGCGACCGCTGGGCCGACGAGGAGATCGCCACGCTGGCGTCCCTGCTCGCCCGCCTCACGTCAGGCCAGCCCGGCGACATCGCCTGA
- a CDS encoding ATP-binding protein produces the protein MILHLICGSTGAGKTTYALELCRQTGAVHFSIDEWMVSLYGPDAPQPPDWGWISTRVRRCEDLIAILALQTAGRGVPAVLDLSFLRAADRKRFADKAREAGVPVKLHHVDVAADERWRRVQERNDRKGETYRLAVTRFMFDGIESIWQPPGTDEMAALDGVRV, from the coding sequence ATGATCCTGCACCTTATCTGCGGCTCCACCGGCGCCGGCAAGACGACATATGCACTGGAGCTCTGCCGGCAGACCGGCGCGGTCCACTTCTCGATCGATGAGTGGATGGTGAGCCTCTACGGCCCGGATGCGCCACAACCGCCGGACTGGGGCTGGATTTCCACACGCGTGCGCCGCTGCGAGGATCTCATCGCGATCCTGGCGCTGCAAACCGCGGGCCGCGGTGTACCAGCCGTGCTGGATCTCTCATTCCTGCGTGCCGCCGACCGTAAGCGCTTCGCCGACAAGGCGCGCGAGGCCGGCGTGCCGGTCAAGCTGCACCATGTCGATGTCGCGGCGGATGAACGCTGGCGCCGCGTGCAGGAGCGCAATGACCGCAAGGGCGAGACCTATCGACTCGCCGTCACGCGCTTCATGTTCGATGGCATCGAGTCGATATGGCAGCCGCCCGGCACGGACGAGATGGCTGCTCTCGACGGCGTGCGGGTCTGA
- a CDS encoding isovaleryl-CoA dehydrogenase: MISNRMPPFDFMLGETADAIRETVQRFTADDVAPIANELDRTDRFPRELWPRMGALGLLGITVEEEYGGAGLGYLEQAIAVEEISRGSAAVGLSYGAHSNLCVNQIRRNGSDELKRRYLPKLISGEHVGSLAMSETGAGSDVVSMKLRAEKKGDRYVLNGTKMWITNSPDAQVIVVYAKTDPAAGPRGMTTFVVETGFKGFKVAQKLDKMGMRGSSTGELVFEDVEIPEENVLGQVGKGVNVLMSGLDYERAVLAAGPLGIMQSCMDVVVPYIHERKQFGQPIGTFQLIQGKVADMYTVMNAARAYVYAVNRACDAGKTTRKDAAGAILYAAEKATLIALDAIQILGGNGYINDYPTGRFLRDAKLYEIGAGTSEIRRWLIGRELFEETA, translated from the coding sequence ATGATTTCCAACCGCATGCCGCCCTTCGACTTCATGCTGGGCGAGACCGCCGATGCGATTCGCGAGACGGTGCAGCGCTTCACCGCCGACGACGTGGCACCGATCGCCAACGAGCTCGACAGGACCGATCGCTTCCCGCGCGAGCTGTGGCCGCGGATGGGTGCGCTGGGCCTGCTGGGCATCACGGTCGAGGAGGAATATGGCGGCGCCGGGCTGGGCTATCTCGAGCAGGCGATCGCGGTCGAGGAGATCAGCCGTGGCTCGGCGGCGGTCGGCCTGAGCTACGGCGCGCATTCCAACCTCTGCGTCAACCAGATTCGCCGCAACGGCAGCGACGAGCTGAAACGCCGGTATCTGCCCAAGCTGATCTCCGGCGAGCATGTCGGCAGCCTCGCCATGAGCGAGACTGGCGCCGGCTCCGACGTGGTGTCGATGAAGCTGCGCGCCGAGAAGAAGGGCGATCGCTACGTGCTCAACGGCACGAAGATGTGGATTACCAACAGCCCCGACGCGCAGGTCATCGTCGTCTATGCCAAGACCGATCCGGCGGCGGGTCCTCGCGGCATGACGACCTTCGTCGTCGAGACTGGATTCAAGGGATTCAAGGTGGCGCAGAAGCTCGACAAGATGGGCATGCGCGGCTCCTCGACCGGCGAGCTGGTGTTCGAGGATGTCGAGATTCCCGAGGAGAACGTGCTGGGCCAGGTCGGCAAGGGCGTCAACGTGCTGATGTCCGGCCTCGACTATGAACGCGCGGTGCTGGCGGCCGGCCCGTTGGGCATCATGCAGAGCTGCATGGACGTGGTCGTGCCCTACATCCACGAACGCAAGCAGTTCGGCCAGCCCATCGGCACCTTCCAGCTGATCCAGGGCAAGGTCGCCGACATGTACACCGTGATGAACGCCGCGCGCGCCTACGTCTACGCGGTCAACCGGGCCTGCGACGCCGGCAAGACCACGCGCAAGGACGCCGCCGGCGCGATCCTCTATGCCGCCGAGAAGGCCACCCTGATCGCGCTCGACGCCATCCAGATCCTCGGCGGCAACGGCTACATCAACGACTATCCCACCGGCCGCTTCCTGCGCGACGCCAAGCTCTACGAGATCGGCGCCGGCACCTCGGAGATCCGCCGCTGGCTGATCGGCCGCGAGCTGTTCGAGGAAACCGCCTGA
- the mgtE gene encoding magnesium transporter: MADTARAPGEESESLEEVTETLLRTVLEHLEHGRVDEIRAIAADLSPAGVAHLLEQVRSDARNQLIGILKRDLDPETLVELDDDVRDEVLEALEPRDIAEAARELDTDDAADIIEDLPDEERAQVLAALPADERAAIEATLAYPEYTAGRLMQRELVAVPSTWTVGQVIDYCREATDLPDDVYDLFVVDEQRRLLGSVALGRMLRTKRPVPIIEIMDPDIPSIPVTTEQEQVAHIFRDQNLVSCPVIDSSDRLLGVIMVDDVLDVIDEEAEDDLLKMGGVREDDVHAPMVRTARQRFWWLLVNLGTALLASLAIGQFEDELQKIVALAVLMPIVASMGGNAGMQTVTVAVRALAMGELTIANVARFVIKELFVGGANGFTFALLLGAITWLRFDDLRIALVIAAAMIINLVIAAFSGALIPLGLRRAGVDPAVSSTVILTAVTDVVGFCAFLGLAAVFLL, encoded by the coding sequence ATGGCCGACACTGCGCGCGCTCCCGGCGAGGAAAGTGAGAGCCTGGAGGAGGTAACCGAGACGCTGCTGCGCACCGTACTCGAGCACCTCGAACATGGACGAGTCGACGAGATTCGCGCCATCGCCGCCGATCTGAGTCCGGCCGGCGTCGCTCACCTGCTGGAGCAGGTCCGTTCGGACGCGCGGAACCAGCTCATCGGCATCCTGAAGCGCGACCTCGACCCCGAAACCCTGGTCGAGCTCGATGATGACGTGCGCGACGAGGTGCTGGAGGCGCTCGAGCCCAGGGACATCGCCGAGGCGGCGCGCGAGCTCGATACGGACGACGCTGCCGACATCATCGAGGACCTGCCCGACGAGGAACGCGCGCAGGTGCTGGCGGCGCTGCCGGCCGACGAGCGCGCGGCGATCGAGGCGACGCTGGCCTATCCGGAGTACACTGCCGGCCGTCTGATGCAGCGCGAGCTTGTGGCGGTGCCAAGCACGTGGACCGTCGGCCAGGTCATCGACTACTGCCGCGAGGCCACCGATCTGCCGGACGACGTCTACGACCTCTTCGTTGTCGATGAGCAACGCCGTTTGTTGGGATCGGTCGCGCTGGGCCGCATGCTGCGCACCAAGCGCCCGGTGCCGATCATCGAGATCATGGACCCCGACATTCCTTCGATCCCGGTGACGACGGAGCAGGAGCAGGTCGCGCACATCTTCCGCGACCAGAATCTGGTGTCCTGTCCGGTGATCGATTCCTCGGACCGCCTGCTGGGCGTGATCATGGTCGACGACGTGCTTGATGTCATCGACGAGGAGGCTGAGGACGATCTGCTGAAGATGGGTGGCGTGCGCGAGGATGACGTCCACGCGCCCATGGTGCGCACGGCGCGCCAGCGCTTCTGGTGGCTGCTGGTCAATCTCGGCACGGCGCTGCTGGCCTCGCTAGCAATCGGCCAGTTCGAGGACGAGCTGCAGAAGATCGTGGCGCTGGCCGTGCTGATGCCGATCGTCGCCTCGATGGGCGGCAATGCCGGCATGCAGACCGTCACCGTTGCGGTGCGCGCGTTGGCAATGGGCGAGCTTACCATCGCCAATGTCGCGCGCTTCGTGATCAAGGAGCTGTTCGTCGGTGGCGCCAACGGCTTCACTTTCGCACTGCTGCTCGGGGCCATCACCTGGCTGCGCTTCGATGACCTGCGCATCGCCCTGGTGATCGCCGCCGCGATGATCATCAATCTGGTCATCGCCGCATTCTCAGGCGCGTTGATACCGTTGGGCCTGCGTCGGGCCGGGGTGGATCCCGCGGTGTCGTCCACCGTGATCCTGACGGCCGTGACCGATGTGGTAGGCTTCTGCGCTTTCCTGGGGCTTGCGGCAGTCTTTCTGCTTTAG